The genomic stretch AACAATTAGTCTTTTCATTAGGAGTCGCATTCTCCTTTAACGATATTCAATTACAACAAACCTAATTATATAAGCAAGTTTATGTTAGCATTACCATTAGTTGTTagatttaaagggtaacttcggtattttacaacctggaccctatcttcccatgtttttgtgtctaactgactattAGCgacaacactttctgaaactggtccagtactgagggagagcgctgtagacagcagctgctcacgggcagcaatatggtgctataggggcaagctggcaccgtcatttacatccactagaagtgtttgtttttgcaatgACGGGCTCtggttgttattataagtgtttgacattatggaaagagtctcactcaaggagaagtctcgttgtgaaatctggtgagggGACGTTTAGCCGGAAGACAAAGCGAGTGCCGGCTGGGCagagagtttgttgtgttggagaacagaaagtgtagcttagggttatctaaaatattttcaatgtcatggctgaatatttagatgatttcggcGATGTGGATGACGTCtttggctcaaataaatacgggcggccatcgaattcacagtatacggatattcagatttcacaacgagactccttgagcaggacttggacacaataacaaaacagatgttgggatcaagcgaaaggtaagaaaaacgttACATATCCTTTCcgtaatgttgtcagacacttataatgacaatctgagcctgtcagtggcaaaaacaagcacttttagtgaacataAGTTGCCCTCGCAGCTCTGCGAGTAACTGCTagttacagcgttatccctcaatactggaccaatttcagaaagtgttgtctccattagtcaattagacacaaacacatgggaaaatagggtctaGGTTGGAAAACTCTGAAGTTACTCTTCAAGCAACAAGCCATTATTGTGGATTTATTTTTAACGGATATATAATCATTTGCAAATACATGGATTTTTAAGCATGTAATGAGAAACAACTAAGCAAATTTGTACTTAGCAGAAgattacaaatacaaatattcaCCGGATCGATGCCAATGGGGTACGGCCCTTTGAACACTCCATCTATTGCCGGGTCCAACTGCAAAACTTTATTGTTTTCCAGTGTTTCAAACCTGAACAGGATGAGAACAACGATCAGATACTGCACACCTACAACAGCCATTGGGTTAAAGCTCCAGTCAGTGATGGACAATGACACTTACGTCCAGTTGGCCCCCACCCGAGCGTCGAACATGGGCCTGACGCTCCAGCCAGAGCCGAACACGTTGAGGGACTTGGAGAAGCAGTCGTTGTAAATGATCCCGGTGTAGACCGAGAAGACTCCCATCAGCAGGATGATGTAGCGTCCTGCAAACACCATGCTGAACATCTGCCACGGGACAATCAAGAGAGAGATAAGTAGGTTTCTAAAAGCAAGAAAAGCTGCATCTCCAGCTGTGAGGCTGGTGAATCCCCAGTAAGGAATGGTGTAGTGCTGATGGGATGACCATGACGGGATCGTACCTCATTGTCGTTCTTCTGGGCCATCAGCCTGCTCTCTCTCAACACAAGGTACAGGGCAGCACAGGTCATGAGCACCCCGTGGCCCAGGTCACCAAACATAACCGCGAATAGGAAGGGGAAGGTGATGATGGTGTATGGCGCTGGAGACAAGGAGGTAGGGAGGCAGGCAACGCATGAGGGGAGGCGGTGTGGCAGGTGAAACAACAAACGAGTGTCACGATATACAGCATGTCCAAACAAGGTGATAATGGGTGATGAAACAGAGTAGGCAGCATGCCTTTCAGTGACTGTAGTTTAATACTGCAGGCAGCTGGATGAACAGGCTTACAATATAAGAAGTTCAACTGCCATAAAAGATACATGATAACACGGATTGTTTAGGGATGAAAAGAGAAAGGTGTGGCACATGCTTACCTGGGTTGATCTCACGGTAGGTGCCAATTCCATAGGCATCCACAATGTTCTGGAAGCCAGAGGTGAACTTGTTGGTCTTGTTAAAGGTGGGTGGGGTCTGTTTGGTCTGCATCCTATTGAGAATGGAAGGCACAGTGGAGCCGCTCTTCTCCTAAAGCAGGATCACAAGATTATTATACACATATAGTATTCTTCCACAGACCTGAACTACGAGAACATTTCAACCACCGTAACACATCCGAGAGACAGGGCCCAACAATAAGGGTTGCCTGTTAGCCCAGGGCAGGTAAAATGCAACGTGGGGCTAGTAAATCTTGCATCTCACTTGCCCGATCAAAAGaattaaacacattgttttttccgtagctgatgatggaagtagctaaggagtgagctATCTCGGTTCCTTCTCAGCTCTGTTGAGAgctgcacatgcgcagtaccgATCAGAAACCGGTGgcgggtaaagacaaagtttacgAGCTGAAGTGCAAGCGAGCATTACAGTTCTACAGGAAACAGGAGTGTAGTTTTGTGGCGTGAGAGGATGTGGGCGAAACTCCAGattcatttacttaaataaagattatgacaattaactttagtcTATAGGCAAGGAAAAATTGACTTGGGGAAAGTAGATTTTTGACCCACTTGCCCCTACTGGTATCATGTGCAGAGAAAGCTCTCTTGATACAGAACACCATGGCCTCATGTTTCAAGAcgagcaaaataaataaagaaagcaCCAAGGCTCTGTTGCTACACCTGTACAGCAATAAAGAAAAactattgtctttttttccacacaaattcttcttcttctggcgCATACatcacccacaatgcaactcaaccgCTGACAGTTCAGTCAGAGATTCTGGTGTGTTATGCAAGTAGTGGCAAGGAGTGGCAGAGATAAGGAGCTACTACAGAGGTCTGCTGAGCTTACGTCTCTCTAACTCCACACCCTCAGATACGTTTCATCACAATGTGTCACACATGACTACCAAAAATGTAGGCAGAGACAAGCTTGCAACCAAAACGAATGCATCATTTGGCTTTGATCACCGCAGTGTGAGCAGCTGGCTGGCTTAACTTGTCAGCTGTTTTGCGCTGCCTCATTCAACTCCTCCCTGTCCACCACCTACTGTACAGCTGTCTGCAGCTGGTCACCATGATGGGAATATGTTGCAGCCAGCATAGTTTTtggtttattaaaaaaacattttttggaaCTCTATTTACTTAAATTGGAATTTGCATGTTTTGTATGCCGTCGCCATGACTTGTAAACTCCTCTAGTAGGGATTaggctgttaaataaatacaccTGTATACACTGATGAGTACACACAAAACTAGTATACCGCAAACACCCTGTTTGCACTGACGTAGTTTAGATCTGTTTATTTAGTACTGGTTGTGTAAACTTGAACCTAAAAGGGAGGCCTTGTGTTACTGTATGAAGTGAACTAAATGGTAGATATTTTACTGTCTGGCGCTCAGTTACTCACCGTCCCCCTGCGCAGGGCAAACTGGATGGAGTCCATGTCGGAGACGGGACACCACACCTCGGCGATCAGACACTTCTGAGTGACATCGATGTTGCAGAGGTTGAGGGTGTGGTAGATGGCCTTCATCTTCCTCACCTTGATGAACCACACTCTGACCGTCTTGGCTGCAGCCTGCAGGACCCGCTGCCTGTGGTCCTCGGTCTGGTTCAGCACCTTTAGAGGGAGACGAGAGTAGAGGTGGTCGTAGTCGGAACAAAATCTTATTAGAAGTGTCATTCATGATTTTGTGGCATATTTTGTGGGATCTCTAAAAATAGATCTCATTGGGGCTTTTTCtggttaataaaaaacaaatatctgcTAAATATTGACAAACTGTGGGAGGATTAACATAATCTTTACTGTCCTGGAGCTAAAGAGTGACAAGACAAATATCCGCTGTGGGAGCCAACACATATTCCTGCCGTTCTGGTTAACCTAACGCTGTGCTTTTCTATGAACTACAAGTGGATCTGAGGGAGGGATGGTCATTTTACtcttaataataaatgacaaactCCTTGTTACAACACCGAATGTACAATTATTAACTAAAATACTATCAAAGACATCTATATAAAGTCTATATGTGAATTATAACGTCCACTACAATCAGTAAAGGCTGCTAAAGATAGCATTTAATCATACATTCCTTGATATTCATAGACAGGGTTTACATTTACTGGTGTGATTAGTGAGCAGTAAGTCATGTGTTAAAGGAGCAACGGGCTGTCTAATCCATTAGGTTTTCCCGATAGGATATTCCCAGGTATGCTGCTGTATGACTCACATTTAAAGCAGAGTCCCATGATCAGCAAATAGCAGGATATTTAAGCTCTGTGCTGTCTGCCTACAGGCGCAGCCTCGCCTGCTGTGGAGAGGCTTAATGGCCCACACATAGCTGACTGCTGTCCAAATAGCTTGACATTCCTCATCGTCCGTGCCAGTCTGTGATTCAGCCCTCCTGCCCGTATAGCGACCAGCACAGCACTGTATCCGCAAGAAAACCCAAGATCCACATTCCCCAGTGTGCGAGGCCGAGAGAGGATATCAATCGTTTTATCAAACGGGACGCGTGCCAAATCTCAAGAATGTGTCTCTTGCAAGCCGTTTCTGTGGCAAATGTCAATGATCCTATAATATCTGAGTACATGACACTTGAACAAAATTGGCTTCACAGGCTGAGTGAAGTAACATGTGATCTCTGTGATATTGCAATCGTTTGCAAAGATACAAGATGGTTATCATTTGCAAAGCtaaaggaagtgtgtgtgtgtggggggggtccCTGGGGCTCTACCTTGCACTAGATAACAAGTCACTGAGGACTAATTGAACGCTGCAGGCACAATAACAACATCGTAATGGAAAGATTCTGCCTGCTGGAGGACATTTCTCTGGGCTGAAGCTGACGACGTGTTGATCAGCAGTGGCTAAAGAAACAAACCaataactttattattattatttttatattttttacattattattacccAAATATTTATTACCCAACTGACAGGGAGAAACATATTGGTGTGTTAACAAGAGAGGATTGCAGGTCAAATGAGAGCCAGGCAGTTACTGCTGGTGGTGGTCTTGTGTGCTTGTTTCTCACCCACTTCATTCACATCAAATCAGGCATTGCGGCAAAAATGCCAGTTCTCCAATTCATTTGAATGTGGGTTGTGCATTTTAATCTGCGGCGGTGTGGACCGCAGGagatgccagaaaaaaaaaatgcagagatCTGCAGCGAAAAGttgaaacagaatcaacttttggagaaacgcaaccaGTCATGCCACACTACGTGTAATCACGTaaccagagctgtacaacccagccatgagggaacaaaagatgTCAATCGTCGTGTAGTCGTTTGCTGTCAATGGGCCATAAAGTGACACTCCCACACCATCGCATCACCCTGCGTTATTGCCACACACTGATTTGGAGTGAATGCAGACTTAGTCACATTTCACCAGTACACTGTAAGCATTGAAATGAATGCATTTTATGTTGTGAGGATGTGATGATTTCTAAAGCCATGCCAGTATTAAAAAACTAGTAAGGAAGCAGATTTATCACCTCACTATTGGCAAATTCACAGTACATTGTATCTGAAGCAAACAAAGCAGAAAATAGCTCATTTATAGACCCACAAATCTTATCATGTaatgttttctatgagcggtcACTTGTGCAACCTGAATCATTTTTTTCTCCTATAGAACATCTGTCTTAAGAGCCGAGACAGGAAGCTGAGAATCAAGTGTAAAGAGCAGATGTGTTACATGTCTTATGAAATTGCCTCTACCGACACTTTCCAGTGAATCTGAAAAACATGTTGCTGACcaggcagaaaaaaagaaaaaagagaactAACCAGTTCAAGTGAATTTTGTGTAAGTCAGAGTTAATGAGTCAACATCGTGTAGCTGTTTTCCCTGCTAGTGTATTTACCATTTGCAGGTCTTCAATGCGTGCATTCACCCCTGCTAgcatctctttcctctcctggGATGTTTCTGGACACGGGTACAAGGTTGCTCTGAACCTGAAGACGGGTGAAGAAGAAGCACAGATAAGGATCTGTTGGCCAAGAAAGAGCACATCAAAGCATTGTACAAATGTCGGCCAGTCAGTCACTTACCCCTCACAGATCTTCTTGACTCTATTCTTAAGCTGGTCTCCCtggaagaagatgatgaagacagACTTGTGGACCTGGTCGCCCTGTGGAAACATCACATACGGTAGTTAGGACACTGAAACAGGCATTAACATCTGACCAACTTCACAGGACATCAGTAAACAGTACGGACCGTAGCCGGGTCCTCCAGAGGATCTTCAATGTCTGCCTGCCTCAGGAACACATTTCCTCTGCAAACTCTCCACAGCATCCTCTCAAATGTGGGAATACGTTCCCTGCCAATGACTCCAGCAACGAATCTATGACAGGTGGAAAACTGTTGTTAGTTACCTGGGCTGGTATGGATCACACTTCATGAGCTTCATGAGCTAGGCCCTTTGTATATTGAAGCTAAAAGTTAAATGCTAACTGCAATGTCTCCCATTGCATAGCCTCAACATCAATTATTAAAGCACATCgactggtgccttcaaatggggtcgtgtttatcGTGTTAacaagaagagtccatatgatcTCGGTCATGACTTCTGCTTGAATAGCTGGAATAGGCCTTGTGTGAATGCTAAGCAACCTTAATTCTTACTCAACAAAATGAAAGATTAATCACCTCTGCTACAAATACTTGAGTGTGAAACGAGACAGTTGAGACCATTGTCATGTAGTTTTCCCCACAATAGGAAAAAGGTTGGCCGTGCATTGTCTGTCTATTAAAGAAGAGCTGACCACGGTGAGAACATTGACTGAAATGTCTACACTAATAGGAATTTCATTTGTGAATGTGGATTGTGAGTAGATTTCCTCTGTTGCCTGACTAAGCCCGGCAGCCTGATCTGGTGTGTGGGAGGCGATTGGCTGGTTGTAACACTCTGGTTTCAGACACAGATGGCAGACATGCAGACGAATGGAAATCTCCAAGAAAAGCTTAATCCTTTTGAATGAGGGAAGACCACAAAAACAAACTCACCCCAGTCTGAGAGGAGCCACTCGGGTCGGCTCATTGGGGTCCATGAGGGTGGATGACTCCTCCAGTAAACTGGGATCCTCCATCTGCATGAGAGCCAGTTCATTATTAGCCATTATCATCACTAGAACTGCATTATAAATATTCATGAACACTGCTGAAAACTTCAGACATTTGATCTATTTGAATGTTGAGATttggagaggagaaagatgaagaGCCAGGGACACGGTTTGTTTTCAGCATAGACAGTGACTTTCTccagttaacggttaaacagCTTCGTGTTCGGTTCAATGATTCACCTCAATTAAAGCCCATAACAACTTGTAAAAGATGACTTAACATTGTAAGTCAACACAGATTTGCTTGTGAAGGCAATGAGGTGGAATTGATGCTGGGCAAAGGTGGGAAGGCGAGGTTTTGCTCCAGCAAATGAATAGCAAACACAGAATCATATCTGTGGAAACTTTTATACAGCAGTGGAATTACAGCATATCAACTGATGTGGCCGGCATGTGAGTAACTATAAAAGGATCACGAGTGAAACACCTTCTGCCAGATCAAGCAGCAGGAAATgctccattgtgtgtgtgtgatcagcgCAGACAGCTTTTCAGCAGAACCTGTATTACACCAATGCAAACCAGAAATGGCTGCCTTTAGACTACAACattgaatatataaaaaaaaataagttctgGTTGTGGTAAAATAGTCCATTTGCTTCCAAAGCTGTATTTAGAGATTTTAGATATTATAACCAAGGCGATAAACAgttgtaaaaagtaaaagtcccactTCCCTTTAAGGCTACTACAAtgttagtaaaataaaaaagacctGAGCACATCCTTTTTTTGCAAGATCTACGTGCACAAGTCATGCTGACCTCATCAAAAAACTGCTGCGTGCGACGCAGGATGTGCTTGAGCTCAGTCAGCTCCAGGAAGTTCTTCTTTAGGGCTTCTTGGTTGGTGTTTATTTCCTTCAGCTCATTCtcaagcttctcaaatgtggcCTGTGGTGAAACATACAGAGAGGTCAGCAGAGGGACGTTGATAGAGCTCACTGTTTAtatttaagagagagagagagagagggagagtcaCCTCCAGGTCGATCATGTCCCTTGGGAAGGGGACTTCAGGGTTCTCTCCTGTGTCCACTATTGGGATGTTGgccttctttatttctttctccaCAAATCCTGCGAGAGAAAAgtaacaaggtaaaaaataGGCGTacatgtagttgttttgcaCTGGATAAAGAGCCGCCGGCCTCTCTTTATAGGGCCCTGTTACGGTGCTTTAAAGGgtggaaattaaataaaaaggtgTTGTTGTggcagcatttatttctaccCAACGGTCCTGTAAAGAAAGAAGCCGCTCTGACATGATATATCAAAGCTCACTTACTCAGTTTGCGATCCATCTCCTCACATCGTCGTACTTCATTGACGAACTTTCGTTGGAACACATTCACATCAGGATTCAGCTGCaaggaaaggaagaaaagaaatgaacaTAAGTGAAGGACAAGCAATAAACATAGAGCATGACTCAGTAACATTTGTAAAATAAGAATGGATGCAAAACCAAGAACACACACTTACATCAGCAACCTAAGCTGCTCCGATATCAATAATTAATGTGCTCAAATTCTGCATAGTTATCCATTAACTACCCTGCCATTAATAAGGTCTTTTTATCTATCAATAAAGTCTTTtaagaagtgtaaaaaaaaagttccttttctatattatgattttgaaatgttttctcttttttaaactGGTGGAGGATGTATAattcattaacattattaagaTACCACTGTCTGTTGATGCACACAGACCTACTCTGTTACAGCCCATCCTATATTGTAGCACAAAGCTTCCCTCAGGGTCTAGTCAGGAAAGGGCTTTCTCATGTGTGGAATGAGGGGTCAGCTGTGAGcacatgatgaacatgatgCTGAAGGCATGCACTCTCTCAGCAAGATGTCACAGATGTGGTCATTTTTATCACCAGGACAGATGACACTGATGACTTAAGGTGGTTGGTAGAAAATAGCAAACCAAAGCAGAAGTTGTAGATAATGAAGCAATCATGAATCAGCGGACTTACATCACGAAACTGCACCATCCCGATCTCTCCCAGTTCACTGACACAGCAGTAGGCAGCTTCTGACTGGAGGAAGAGCTGAGCCAGCGTCATCTCTTCACTTCTGAAGAGTTCCCCCATGTTGCTGAAGGATGGGAGTGCTCAGCACCCTTAGATATCAACCTGAAACTCTAGAAACTGAGCATTGATGTTGTCCAttagtccacacacacacacacccagagagCTCTAGCAAAACAAGCAGGAGAAGTTCTACATTCAATACCTTTTCTCTACATGGCACACTAGTGTCAAGATCACTAATGAGGGAGGCTTATATCAGCTGTGTGTTAGTTTAGCACATGTGTGAGAAGCAGACATgtgacaaaaagagaaaatcagCTTGCCCTCATGCTGATCTCATGATATATGGAGGAATGTGGTTACACTCTCTGAAGCTTTATAATATAAGGGGGACCACAATAATTTAAATTGTGGATGCAAATCACAGGTTAATAGTCAATCTTAGTAGAATATCTGTTATATTTCTCATTTCACACTAAAAAGGTTTAGATGTTCTAGGAGTAAGTGAGCTAAGCAGCACAGCCTCACACTGTACAACCACCACACAGGGCTTATCTGTGGATTACAAGGTAGCATGTGACCAGTAGCTCTAGTAAGCCTCCCACTGAGGGCACACATTAACTGATTTAacacagcaaaacacatttgcataacactATGATAACTTGACAAAGCGTATTAAGATGATTAGCTCATTGATTAACAAGTCCAGCAGGTAGGGAGCTTCACCTGTGGAAGAGGATGTCAAACAGCTAGCTGATGATGGCTATAACCACATTAACATCTATCACAGCTACCTGGACATGGATCCACTAAAGCTATTAACAA from Sebastes fasciatus isolate fSebFas1 chromosome 13, fSebFas1.pri, whole genome shotgun sequence encodes the following:
- the atp6v0a1a gene encoding V-type proton ATPase 116 kDa subunit a isoform X3, with translation MGELFRSEEMTLAQLFLQSEAAYCCVSELGEIGMVQFRDLNPDVNVFQRKFVNEVRRCEEMDRKLRFVEKEIKKANIPIVDTGENPEVPFPRDMIDLEATFEKLENELKEINTNQEALKKNFLELTELKHILRRTQQFFDEMEDPSLLEESSTLMDPNEPTRVAPLRLGFVAGVIGRERIPTFERMLWRVCRGNVFLRQADIEDPLEDPATGDQVHKSVFIIFFQGDQLKNRVKKICEGFRATLYPCPETSQERKEMLAGVNARIEDLQMVLNQTEDHRQRVLQAAAKTVRVWFIKVRKMKAIYHTLNLCNIDVTQKCLIAEVWCPVSDMDSIQFALRRGTEKSGSTVPSILNRMQTKQTPPTFNKTNKFTSGFQNIVDAYGIGTYREINPAPYTIITFPFLFAVMFGDLGHGVLMTCAALYLVLRESRLMAQKNDNEMFSMVFAGRYIILLMGVFSVYTGIIYNDCFSKSLNVFGSGWSVRPMFDARVGANWTFETLENNKVLQLDPAIDGVFKGPYPIGIDPIWSISTNKLTFLNSFKMKMSVILGVVHMLFGVSLSLFNHLYFKKPLNIYLGFIPEIVFMASLFGYLIILIFYKWVSYDAGISKDAPSLLIAFINMFLFNYNDPSNKPLYRGQMAIQSLLVVIALACVPCMLIVKTLVLRRQHLWRKNMGTANFGGIRVGNGPTEDEAEIIQHDQLSQHSEEEPEFNFADMAVHQAIHTIEYCLGCISNTASYLRLWALSLAHAQLSEVLWTMVMHIGLSSSSFAGFIVIAVVFFFFAVLTVAILLVMEGLSAFLHALRLHWVEFQNKFYTGQGFKFLPFTFESILDGSFEE
- the atp6v0a1a gene encoding V-type proton ATPase 116 kDa subunit a isoform X1, encoding MGELFRSEEMTLAQLFLQSEAAYCCVSELGEIGMVQFRDLNPDVNVFQRKFVNEVRRCEEMDRKLRFVEKEIKKANIPIVDTGENPEVPFPRDMIDLEATFEKLENELKEINTNQEALKKNFLELTELKHILRRTQQFFDEMEDPSLLEESSTLMDPNEPTRVAPLRLGFVAGVIGRERIPTFERMLWRVCRGNVFLRQADIEDPLEDPATGDQVHKSVFIIFFQGDQLKNRVKKICEGFRATLYPCPETSQERKEMLAGVNARIEDLQMVLNQTEDHRQRVLQAAAKTVRVWFIKVRKMKAIYHTLNLCNIDVTQKCLIAEVWCPVSDMDSIQFALRRGTEKSGSTVPSILNRMQTKQTPPTFNKTNKFTSGFQNIVDAYGIGTYREINPAPYTIITFPFLFAVMFGDLGHGVLMTCAALYLVLRESRLMAQKNDNEMFSMVFAGRYIILLMGVFSVYTGIIYNDCFSKSLNVFGSGWSVRPMFDARVGANWTFETLENNKVLQLDPAIDGVFKGPYPIGIDPIWSISTNKLTFLNSFKMKMSVILGVVHMLFGVSLSLFNHLYFKKPLNIYLGFIPEIVFMASLFGYLIILIFYKWVSYDAGISKDAPSLLIAFINMFLFNYNDPSNKPLYRGQMAIQSLLVVIALACVPCMLIVKTLVLRRQHLWRKNMGTANFGGIRVGNGPTEDEAEIIQHDQLSQHSEEEPERCLLSPAVKAGDEEEFNFADMAVHQAIHTIEYCLGCISNTASYLRLWALSLAHAQLSEVLWTMVMHIGLSSSSFAGFIVIAVVFFFFAVLTVAILLVMEGLSAFLHALRLHWVEFQNKFYTGQGFKFLPFTFESILDGSFEE
- the atp6v0a1a gene encoding V-type proton ATPase 116 kDa subunit a isoform X2, which produces MGELFRSEEMTLAQLFLQSEAAYCCVSELGEIGMVQFRDLNPDVNVFQRKFVNEVRRCEEMDRKLRFVEKEIKKANIPIVDTGENPEVPFPRDMIDLEATFEKLENELKEINTNQEALKKNFLELTELKHILRRTQQFFDEMEDPSLLEESSTLMDPNEPTRVAPLRLGFVAGVIGRERIPTFERMLWRVCRGNVFLRQADIEDPLEDPATGDQVHKSVFIIFFQGDQLKNRVKKICEGFRATLYPCPETSQERKEMLAGVNARIEDLQMVLNQTEDHRQRVLQAAAKTVRVWFIKVRKMKAIYHTLNLCNIDVTQKCLIAEVWCPVSDMDSIQFALRRGTEKSGSTVPSILNRMQTKQTPPTFNKTNKFTSGFQNIVDAYGIGTYREINPAPYTIITFPFLFAVMFGDLGHGVLMTCAALYLVLRESRLMAQKNDNEMFSMVFAGRYIILLMGVFSVYTGIIYNDCFSKSLNVFGSGWSVRPMFDARVGANWTFETLENNKVLQLDPAIDGVFKGPYPIGIDPIWSISTNKLTFLNSFKMKMSVILGVVHMLFGVSLSLFNHLYFKKPLNIYLGFIPEIVFMASLFGYLIILIFYKWVSYDAGISKDAPSLLIAFINMFLFNYNDPSNKPLYRGQMAIQSLLVVIALACVPCMLIVKTLVLRRQHLWRKNMGTANFGGIRVGNGPTEDEAEIIQHDQLSQHSEEEPEAGDEEEFNFADMAVHQAIHTIEYCLGCISNTASYLRLWALSLAHAQLSEVLWTMVMHIGLSSSSFAGFIVIAVVFFFFAVLTVAILLVMEGLSAFLHALRLHWVEFQNKFYTGQGFKFLPFTFESILDGSFEE